One segment of Solanum stenotomum isolate F172 chromosome 1, ASM1918654v1, whole genome shotgun sequence DNA contains the following:
- the LOC125853296 gene encoding phytyl ester synthase 1, chloroplastic: MASLLHNFWATPRFGLSPDYKPQCIARFACLASQDSTFLSSESVIVNGVSSIEEKEKSSPIIDVKNGHLAPAIKEKNKEDIQNKLETLWDDGYGTQTVKDYLEIGSEIVKPDGGPPRWFTPISAGPPLENSPLLLFLPGMDGTGMGLVLHEKALGKVFQVWCLHIPVYDRTPFDELVKFVGRTVRMKHASSPSKPIYLVGDSFGGCLALAVAAHNPEIDLVLILANPATSFDRTQLQPLLPLLKSLPDEFHVTVPYLLSFIMGDPLKMAMVNIDSMLPPGQIIQHLSGNLTDLLAHLYGLADIIPKETLLWKLKLLRSASSYSNSRLHAVNAEVLVIASGKDNMLPSENEAQRLKNSLRNCTVRYFQDNGHTILLEDGINLLSIIKATSKYRRSKRHDYVMDFLPPSKSEFKKTTKDNSWYFNFTGPVMLSTMENGKIVRGLAGVPREGPVLLVGYHMLMGLEIVPLVHEYLMQTKNLLRGIAHPTLFTQLIESRPNATSFVDMLKLYGATPVTASNFFKLLATKSHVLLYPGGAREALHRKGEEYKVIWPDQQEFIRMAAKFGATIVPFGVVGEDDIAQLVLDYDDLKSIPILGDRIRSENEEAARNGFTVRGDMNGEIANQMLYIPGLLPKIPGRFYFFFGKPIHTKGRQDLVKDREKARELYLQVKSEVQNNMNYLLKKREKDPYQNVIDRTLYRAFSATSDDVPTFDF, encoded by the exons ATGGCTTCTCTTCTGCATAATTTCTGGGCAACCCCTCGTTTTGGTCTTAGTCCAGACTATAAGCCTCAGTGTATAGCTCGGTTCGCGTGCTTAGCTAGCCAGGACTCTACATTTTTGTCTTCAGAATCTGTTATAGTTAATGGTGTgtcctccattgaagaaaaggagaaaagtagCCCAATAATTGATGTGAAAAATGGTCATCTGGCTCCAGCTATTAAGGAGAAGAACAAGGAGGATATTCAAAACAAGTTGGAAACTCTTTGGGATGATGGATATGGAACTCAAACTGTTAAGGATTATCTTGAGATAGGATCGGAGATTGTTAAGCCTGATGGAGGTCCTCCGCGGTGGTTTACTCCCATATCAGCTGGCCCTCCTTTGGAAAACTCTCCTCTCCTTCTTTTTCTGCCAG GAATGGATGGCACTGGCATGGGTCTTGTTTTGCATGAGAAGGCTCTTGGGAA AGTTTTTCAGGTTTGGTGCTTGCATATTCCTGTGTATGATCGAACACCATTTGATG AACTGGTGAAATTCGTCGGGAGAACTGTGAGGATGAAGCATGCTTCATCTCCAAGCAAGCCAATTTATTTAGTTGGAGATTCATTTGGAGGGTGTTTGGCTCTTGCTGTTGCTGCTCATAACCCTGAGATTGACCTTGTTCTGATATTAGCTAATCCAG CAACTTCATTTGACAGGACACAACTCCAACCTTTGCTTCCTCTTCTAAAGTCTCTGCCTGATGAATTTCATGTTACAGTTCCTTATCTTCTGAGCTTTATTATGG GTGATCCACTGAAGATGGCGATGGTTAACATTGATTCAATGCTTCCTCCTGGACAAATTATTCAACATCTCTCTGGCAACCTTACTGATTTGCTGGCCCACCTCTAT GGTTTAGCTGATATTATACCGAAGGAAACTCTTCTCTGGAAGTTGAAGCTTCTTAGATCTGCTTCATCTTATTCAAATTCCCGTCTCCATGCTGTTAATGCTGAAGTACTTGTGATTGCTAG TGGCAAGGATAACATGCTTCCAAGTGAGAATGAAGCTCAGAGGCTTAAAAATTCATTAAGAAACTGCACAGTACGATACTTCCAAGACAACGGGCATACTATTTTATTG GAAGATGGTATTAATCTGCTATCCATCATCAAAGCTACTAGCAAATATCGTCGTTCAAAAAGGCATGATTATGTCATGGATTTTCTGCCTCCTAGTAAGTCAGAGTTCAAGAAAACAACCAAGGACAATAG TTGGTATTTCAATTTTACTGGACCAGTTATGCTGTCCACGATGGAAAATGGGAAAATTGTCAGAGGTCTAGCGGGGGTCCCACGTGAAGGCCCTGTATTGTTGGTTGGTTATCACATGCTTATGGGTTTAGAAATTGTCCCTCTTGTTCATGAATATTTGATGCAGACGAAAAATTTACTTCGTGGAATAGCACATCCAACGTTGTTTACTCAGCTGATCGAGAGTCGACCTAATGCAACCTCATTCGTTGATATGCTGAAACTATATGGAGCTACACCTGTCACTGCCAGCAACTTTTTTAAGTTGCTTGCAACAAAGTCACATGTTCTGTTGTATCCTGGTGGTGCCCGTGAGGCCTTACATCGTAAG GGAGAAGAGTACAAGGTGATTTGGCCTGACCAGCAAGAATTCATCAGAATGGCTGCAAAATTTGGTGCGACAATTGTGCCATTTGGGGTTGTAGGGGAAGATGATATAGCACAG TTAGTTCTCGACTATGATGACCTAAAAAGTATTCCTATATTGGGTGATCGGATAAGGAGTGAGAACGAAGAGGCAGCCAGGAACGGCTTCACAGTCAG GGGGGACATGAACGGGGAGATTGCCAACCAAATGTTGTATATCCCGGGCCTTTTACCTAAGATACCTGGTcgtttttacttcttttttggGAAACCAATTCATACAAAGGGAAGGCAAGACCTGGTGAAAGATAGAGAAAAAGCAAGAGAATTATACTTGCAGGTAAAATCTGAAGTTCAAAATAACATGAATTATCTGCTTAAGAAAAGAGAGAAGGATCCTTACCAAAACGTCATCGATCGAACCTTGTATAGAGCATTTTCTGCCACTTCTGATGATGTCCCAACATTTGATTTTTAG
- the LOC125853405 gene encoding uncharacterized protein LOC125853405: MRPLDEQETTQVFKKLHKFVGNNLKNIVENPSHEGTDNTPGRYCFRLQRNRVYYVSESLVKRATNVKRDNLVSLGTQLGKFTKGGKFHLTVQCLGILAAHAKHKVWLKPTSEMSFLYGNNVLKGGVGRITESISEHDGVVVFSMSDVPLGFGVAAKSTQDCRKMDPNGIVVLHQADIGEYLRMEDDL; encoded by the coding sequence ATGCGACCGCTAGATGAGCAAGAAACCACACAGGTGTTCAAAAAGCTACACAAATTCGTCGGAAACAATCTGAAGAACATAGTCGAAAACCCATCTCACGAAGGCACCGACAACACTCCAGGCCGTTACTGCTTTCGTCTCCAGAGAAACAGAGTTTACTACGTATCAGAATCTCTGGTCAAGCGAGCAACAAACGTAAAGCGAGATAACTTAGTTTCGCTGGGAACCCAGTTAGGAAAATTCACCAAAGGAGGTAAGTTTCACCTCACAGTTCAATGCTTGGGTATCTTAGCAGCACACGCGAAACACAAAGTGTGGCTGAAACCCACATCTGAGATGAGTTTTCTGTATGGAAATAATGTATTGAAAGGTGGAGTTGGAAGGATTACTGAGAGTATTAGTGAGCATGATGGGGTGGTTGTGTTTTCGATGTCGGATGTGCCGTTGGGATTTGGGGTTGCAGCGAAGAGTACTCAGGATTGCCGGAAAATGGATCCGAATGGAATTGTAGTGCTTCATCAAGCTGATATTGGAGAGTATTTGAGGATGGAAGATGATCTCTAa